Genomic window (Primulina eburnea isolate SZY01 chromosome 8, ASM2296580v1, whole genome shotgun sequence):
GCTGTTATCCTGTTTGTGATCACCATATTGCTGTCAGCACTCAGCGTCTTGCTCTCCCCGTTCGAGACAAATGGCAGGAACTTGTCTGACAGTTTAGAAAGTACTTGATCATCGTTGGGACTACAATACCTGTGTAAAATAGATGTTAGAACTTTTGCATTTGGCAGCAGAAAAGGTGAAAGTAAGATGGATTTACCGCTAATGAAACTCGCGGTAAAGGTCAAAACGATAGGTGGTGATACCGTTGCAGTACAGGACCTGGTGTAGATGCTACTTTTATTGCCCCTCTCCATCTGCTGAACTTATTTATGCTGGAGAGAACCATATTCCGAGAGAACAGTAATATTGCGAGAATAAATACCATATTAGTTAACAGGAATAGAAAAACATGGATTGTCATGAAACTATCAAACGTTATTTGTCTTCTTATTAATTGTATATTCATGGGAACGATGATAATGCTAAATATTTTCTTGACATGAGAGACCCCAAGCTTAAGAAATCGCACAATGCTTGCTTGACAGTTATTTCGAATGTGAACAAGGctatatatttaaaatcaaatacTTTGATCATTGAAAATTTCTTATAAAATCAGTCAATATATGATTAAATtaacttaattttaatttacattagtATTTAATCCGTGCAATGCACGgaatgatattattaaaaattagtgaaaatgaatatatatttgaattgaaaaaataataatataatttaaaaataaaaacaaaaaactatttttcgttaattttaaaaaacctTTTTAGATACAACGtatgtcgattaatttttttggctaACAATCCTGTCATatctcaaaattttagattgtgttagCCTAAAGCAATGACATGATACTTATCGTGTTTAGCGTATTGATGCCAGCCACCAACCTTAttacatatttaattctttaattttcgagaagctatatattattattttttaataatataatcaatgcaaaaattttaaaatagtttacgttttaaaaagagtttagtttcaatttgaataaaaataaataaaaaagcatataatatataaattacatttgaattaatataaaaattaattaaatttaaaattcattaaatgaattgatataatcaatgcaaaaaatAATTGAAGTGCTCATTTATTGCAATAGACATATGTCAATAttcattaaatgttttatttcttttttagtaaTTAATTTTGGCTAGAACTTTCctattttggcaaaaactctacttttatatatatatagattgtgttaattattattattattattattcattaaTTATTATGCAACGTTGGTATttggtatttttgaaaatacattttaatacaTTTTTAATGTAAAACTAATATTTAATCTAATCCTCTAATCAACTCCGACGTTGCACTAAAATGGCGTGAAGCAGGATGAAGTTGCTTAAAGATGTAAACAAGTCGAGTCAAGTTGAGTTCAATCAAACCAAACAATATCAAGCTTGATCTCAGCTCGTTTAGGATATATATAGGTTTGAGGTCATCTCGAGCTTGATTGGAGCTTTTATTATTAGGCTCGAATTCGGCTTGTTAATAACTCATTTATCATGTTTAACAAGTCTGACTCGAGCTCAGTTCGTTAAATATAATTGTTTTCGAGATCGTTAAACAAACTCGTTTTAGAGTTCGTCAAGTATTTTTCGCAAAAAAAACCGATTAATATATGAGGATTTAAGGGGTGATTATCATTTTATAGGATTTCGATAAACTTAACGAATgatctaaaaaaaattttaacgaGTCAAACTTCGAATAATTCACGAACGATTTGGTTTGTTTATATTCTTATAATTGCTATGAGAGGACAACATTCCAGATTTCCATGCGGTGCAGGgttttgtactttttttttcaaaaattttactgtttataattacaaacaattaaaatgatttaagaaataaatattatataatattctAATATAATCTTAAAATATGTAATTCATgtgaattttataataattgtaaaattaatatttgattaacaaaaataattaattcaacaatttaaataaattatatgtaTTAATTCGAATGatctaaaatttaaataatatataatatggttattatatttatcaataatatcatattaattataataaaaaaattattgttaaatttataaatagatattaaataaattataagagTTAATGTAAATAAAACATTCTTTTTATATTAGAATAAGATTAGATCGAGAATGAATGACCTTAATTAGTAGAAAATACAACGCAAAACCGTTGGGCACGACAACAAATCATTCTaagatataataatatttaatatattagcaGCAACCGATTATACACGTGTGtcacacattatatatatatataatatttttttattaattttaacgATTACAgattaatttgatttttaaatatttaaaggaAATAAATCTCTTAGAATTTGGGGGAAAAAAACAAAGTATGAAAAATAGCCATTATGTGGGATATAtagtaaaataaagaaaatatactAAAATATGTGAAACATGTGTTCAAAATGGTATATATTAAAAAAGTTCAACAACTAATATACAAATGAAACTGAAACTATAATGGAATTGAAGctccaaaaaatatatttttaaaatacaatatttagcAAATCTTttctaaaaatcaataattaaatctaaaataagaaaatatttttccacTTCTATATAGTGACATGACTAAAAAGTTTCGTTGcgtataattaaaaatatgaaaaagcgATCAACAATTAATCATATTAAATAGGTaaaaagtttttaaaaaaaggcGTGAAAAAGTGCAAaatttttagataatttttttataaaatttaaataataaattttgtttTAGATAATAGCTATTTAATAATATAGAAATTTTaaacaagaaaaaaataaatgtatcaGAATAAATTTTTTGAACTTTTCCTTTCTTCACTGTTAAGGGATGACATTCGACCCAACAACGATTGACTAAAGTTTTACTCCACTTAATTTGTAATTTTGAGACTTGTTCGTTtgataatttgaaaatttatgcATTATTCTTaaaattgtgtatttatttagtATCTACTCTATTAATtacttgatattattaaaattgtAATAAAACTAAAAACATTTTTAAGCTTAATCTCATAGTAAGATCACTTAAGTTAATAAAACTTTAAACTTGATCCTTCTTTTTCAGTTACATGACATTTTACATAAGATATTTTTGgataatatgaaaaaaaaaaacacaatattttattattattattttttattaatatttcgAAAATGTGCAATGTCTTGTTTAAGAATTCGACTGTCCAGTTATAATGCACGTTTACTGAAAACAGCGATGGGTTTATCCGAAGAGAATGAAGCCAAGACCGTTATCCAATTCCTTTGCCTTCTTATACCGCCCAATAGATAAATCCCATTATAGAATTCTGGTTTTCTTTTCAAGTTTTTTGCTGGAAGCTTCACGGGCTGTCTCCTTTGTATTTTAGAGCCCTCTTCTAGCTTCTGGAATCATCTTATCAAGAATGGCGCACTAGCaaaattctttttttaaaagTCTGGATAGTATTGAGAGACCATGTTGCATTTCTTGAGGCTGTACGATTGATTGAATCAATGGTTTCTATTGTATCTTTGGTGAGTCTCTGACCAAGATTGCATTTTTATTGGTATATGAGGCTGAAAATGTGGAATTTCATACATTTTCTTCATGAGCAATTCAATTGTCTTGTGTCAAAGTCTAGCTTGGTGCAAGAACAGTAGCTCCAAAAGTTCATTTTCGAGTCATAATTCGGCTTCTGCTGTGGTTCGATTGTCAAGTGTGAGGAAAAAGTCTCGTGGCCTGGTTGCGAATGCCAAGAAAAAATATTCGAAGAGGAAGAAAAGCTGGTGGCAGAGATTCTTTTTTGACGAGGATGGGAACTGGCTTGGTTTGAAAGATGAGGATGTGATTGATGTGTTAGAGTCCGAAGATTCTAGTGATGATGAAGTGTCTGATTATGAGAAATTTGAAGCGTGGAAAAGGCGAGCTGAGACAATTGTCGAGTTGAGGGAAGCACAGGAAGATGTAAAGAATGAGGAGAGTAGAAGGTGGGAAGATTGGCTTGTTGATGGAACTAGTAATGATGCTGGAAATGGCGCATCATGGATTGAAAACTCGAATGATGCTGTTGGAAAGCCTGGAAATGATATAGGAGAAGATTTAACAGACATGTTTTCTGGGAGAGGATTGGTTAAGTCTGTAAGGGATATGGTTCTAGGCAGAGAAGATGATGACATTCTTTATGAAGATCGAGTTTTTCGTTATGCCTCGGTCAATTCGGTGCAGTGATTGATAAATTGTTATCAAGATAACTCTGTCAAGATTTAATCTTATGCTTTTATGTTGGTCAAGATGACAATTCTCATACCATACCTTACTATTTGTCAATCTTGTTGCGTTGTTACAGTGCTTATTACATACAAGAATAAGAATATAATGTCATTTAGTTCCAGATTCTGCAGtaggatttttattttcttatccAATTTGGGTCGTCTAAATTCATCATGTAGATCATATTATACTTCAGTTGTATGCCCGAAAGAACTTGTTTGGAGTTCGAAGTAGAAGAGGACTGATATTAGCAAACAATGCTCAAAATATGAAGTATGATCCAATTCTAGTATGCAGATCATGAAAGTTGGCGTCCTATGTTAAAATTATGTGTTTTGTGTGTATGTGTCTACCATTTGAATTCTGAGGTTTAAATAGATTGGTTTTGATGCTCTAAGCCATTAGTCCAAATGGAAAGATGTTGAAGTTAAAAGACTCTTGTTACGCCATTCAAGCACATGAATATTGAAAGGACTAAAATGAAACATGAGAGCTTCCTCAGTCCTTTGAATTTTATACGTTTCTTTATTTCTGTATGTGTGGATCTTTCTTATTTCTAGTCAAAGATGAAAAATCATGGAAATCATTAGACTGCAACAAAGTAACCAGAAAAAAATTTCCCTGCATCATACTCATGAGATTTTCAGTCACTGCCTTTGTTATTCTGTTAGCTATATTATCTAATCGGTTAACCAGAATGGCGTTTATAATTATTTGGACCACAGAATCTCAGTTTTCATACAGATCATTAAATACGCTCTGAAAAACTATTTGAAAACATCACTCCAGTTATTGGCCTTGTTGCTGGTTGCTCCTTGGGTAAGACCATAAGAACAGTATGAATATGTGGGTTACTACCTAATCTTCTCCAATGAACAATAATTTATGTAGGATTTATGTAGGATTTAAAATTTAGTGGAGCCAAACTCTGTACATTCACTCATCCAATTTAAGTAATTGAAGTAAATTTTCCAtggtttttaaattattttcttggACAAGGCATAGGTTAGTGATTTTGACGGCTCAGATTAGTTGGTACTATTTTGAAGGCCTATTGCGGTGTAAATCAATTTTTGATGAATTGAAAAATACACAAGATGCTTGGACGTTATGAACCATGAGGTCTGTTGAATTGGCCAAACTGAGTTTAAAAATAGAAATTCCTATTTGTCATGCTTATGTCCTTATATACAGTAAAATCTAGTAGTATCAGTCATTGCCTTTATTTTTCCACCTATTTACTTTGAGTCGAGTTGTTGGTAATGGAAAAGTTATAATTTTGGCATATAAAGATGCAGTAGCTATTTGCATTGGTGAGACATATGTTTCTAAATATTCTAAATTATCATGTCTAGTTGCATTGatgattatttgaaaagtataatAAGCCAAGCCATCCATGCATTTCAATAATGTTAATTTTCTTATTTCAGGCCAAATTTTTGGCAGTACTTATCATTGTTCCATGGGCTATGGATTTCTTAGTTCATGACTATGTTCTCATGCCGTTCTTGGACAGGTATTTTATACATGATATGCGTTGCCTTTTTGGATTAGTGAAGTGATATACTTTTTTGAAGTCCTCGTGATGACATGGTGGTGATCTtgatttctaaatttttaaaaGTGGACAAGAATCAGCTTACTCTGTCATTTTCTGAAGGGAGCAGACTTGCAATGACAGTAAGGCAGAgctaatttcaaatttatcaaaAATCACCTGAAATATATTGGCTGAAAGGGGACTTTTAGCGGTTAATCTGAAATTCATTAAGCTTAAATTCATAAGTCTAGACTCTAAACACA
Coding sequences:
- the LOC140839676 gene encoding protein DAY-LENGTH-DEPENDENT DELAYED-GREENING 1, chloroplastic-like, with protein sequence MSNSIVLCQSLAWCKNSSSKSSFSSHNSASAVVRLSSVRKKSRGLVANAKKKYSKRKKSWWQRFFFDEDGNWLGLKDEDVIDVLESEDSSDDEVSDYEKFEAWKRRAETIVELREAQEDVKNEESRRWEDWLVDGTSNDAGNGASWIENSNDAVGKPGNDIGEDLTDMFSGRGLVKSVRDMVLGREDDDILYEDRVFRYASVNSAKFLAVLIIVPWAMDFLVHDYVLMPFLDRYVKTVPLAAEMLDVRRSQKKEMIKALNIEKARYRLEVEIGKSPPLSDEDLFLVIRQKAISLRDERKLENRRAFANIWSDFVFGVSLFALLYFFQNQVALLKFTGYKILNNISDTGKAFLIILITDIFLGYHSESGWQTLLEVIVEHYGLEVDQAAITIFICIVPVVIDACVKLWLFKYLPKLSAKVSTIFQEMKRH